Genomic segment of Nostoc sp. TCL240-02:
TCGCTTGGTATCAACGCTCTTGACCGTCGTCTTGTCGTCAGATGGGAACGTCGAAAAGTTTATTTTGATGCATTTATTGACCTCGCTACCATCCACATCTGGATTAACAAAATATTATTAGTGGGATAGGTTCACAAATATTACTACAAAACTACGGTTCTCAAGTCTTTTCGGCTATTGTTTGCTTAAGTCCTGTTCACTTTTCGCTGTTCGGCTGAAGACTCGATAGTAGAGCGATGTACTAGTTTCCTTTAAGGGAAACAGCAGATAGGTGAGAGGATTTATTGCCACAATAATATTTCGGAAGTCTCGCCGAGCGAAAAATAAGATAGCACGAGCAACTTGCTGTGCAGACATAACACCATAGGGATTCAGTTGACTCTTAAACGGGCCAAGAATTAACTTGCGAATTACACAATCCCCATCTAAACGCTTGAGGGTAACAACATCACCTAACGCTCTTTTGCTGAGTTCATAAAGTGGACTCAGTGCTGGAGAAACCTCAGCCTCAGAAGTATTTACCCAGATTTCCTTCGTTGCTTTGGCTTGTGGCCCTGTTACGGTTGTCAAAAATATATCCATCAACCGCAACGCTGAAAAGGTATTCACCTCATAAGAAGAGTTGATAGCCTCTAGTGTGCGGCTGGCGTAGACATTGATTCCGTGGTTGATAATTAAAATATCTACTTTCTCTAAACTATTCCTCAGTTCAGCTTCATTACCCAACTGCCAAGGAACCACTTTCACCCCAACTTGCTCTACTAATTTTTCTGGATTAGTGGTTAATGCCACGACTTTAGCATTGTTCTTTACAAGTTCAGCTGCCAAAGCTTGCCCTAACGCTCCTGATGCTCCGGTTAAAGCGATGGTTTTCCCCTTGAGAGACAGTCCTGTACCAAGAATTTTATCTACTAAGGGAAAGACACCACTGTAGTAAGCATTGACATCATCAAAATGATGCCGCCAATGGTAAGACCGATTCACCCACCAAATGGATGGAATTGTCTCTAAAGGGCCGGGTAGGTGGTTGTAGTCTGTATCAATTTTTCCCTGAAAATACCGCACAGATGCGCCATACAAGAAGGTGGAACCATAAGCTACTCCCAGCCATAAACCCAATTGTTGGACAATTAAGGCAACGCCTACCAACACCACCAGCAGTAGACTCGATTCTAAAATGTCGTGATAGAGTTGCGATTCTTGGTAAATTTTCATGGAAACTATCGATAAATCTCGGCGATAGGCCATGTGGTGTTTGTTGTGCCATTTAGCAAGCCAACTGACTTGGTGACACAAAGCATGGTAAGTGTCTCTCAAGACCTCAGCAAGCAAAAGTGAAAAAAGTCCCCAACTAGCAAACTCTAAGCCGGCATTTAGCCAAACCCAATTAATTTGTAATCTTGCCTCAATTCCCATCAAGTTTTCAGCTAGCATTTTTATCATATTTGTCTATACTCGTTTTTATTAATCATTCTTCATGATCTGACAAAGGTGCGTTAAGGTCGAGTCTAGAGCAAATTAAAATCAAAGGGAATGGGGAACAGGAGAATGGGGAATGGGAAATGGGGAATGGGGAATGGGGAATGGGGAAATGGGGAAATCAAGGAGAATAACCATGCCCAATTAGAAATTAGTTATGATATCCCAGTTGACTTTCACATAGCCAGGTTCAATGTGGGTAAAGTGTTGGCTCAATTGCTGATGTGCTTTTGGCAGAGCATGAAAAGGAATTGATGCGTACAAATGATGCTCTGCATGAAATGGCATATTCCACATGAAAAATCGCACAGGCCAAAGGGTTAAGGTTGTACGCGTATTTGTGAGCAGATTAGCGTCAAGAGTGCAACCTGTATGTTCTGCTAGCAGAATGAAACGGAGAATCGGCTGACCTATAAGCAGGGGTAGCAGCCAATACAGGAAAAACCAAGGCTGACCAAATAGAATTGAGATTGCGATCGCACCTACATAAATAGCTAATTGCCATCGAGTAGAGCGAATAACTTCGGCTCGTGCGGCTTCTGGCACAAATGGAAAATCGTCAAATTGACCAGTCGCCACCTGAAAATGTCCGCTTAATTTACCCCGCCACCACGGTAAACCGCTAATTATCAACAAGTATTTACCCAGATTACTCGGTTTGAGATCGGTTAGTTCGGGATCTTTGTCAGGAACGCGAGTGTAGCGATGATGCCATTTATGATAACGACGAAAGAACGTGCTGTTGTAAAATGAGAGCAAGCCGGAAAACCAAGCGACAGCATCATTTAATCGATTGTTAGCGAAAGCCGTTCTGTGAACGCATTCGTGCATCGGTGCAAACATGGAAGCCAGACTGAAGCCATAAATTACCAGTGCTGGTATAGCCAGTGACCAATTGCCAAAGTTTGTTCCCCACAGGTAGCCACTGCAAATCATGACTGTGAGGTGCAAAGCCAGTTGAACTAGCCCTTTGGAGTTGGAGCGATCGTTTAGAACACTTAACTCCTGTACACTGAGAATCTGACAGAGGTTTTGCTCTTTATCAGCTTTGTTATCCAATAATTCAGATTGAATAATTGCGTCAGACATAATTTTAAGTAGGTCGGCGTGAATAGTTGCGCGTGGGTTGCCTTCTAACTTCTCAATTCTGACTCTTGACTCCTGAATTTTGATCTAATTTTAATAGATGCTGTGAATTTAGCTGACTATACCAACACGAAAAATTTGTTCTGCGGTTAAATTTAACTCTGGGAAAGTTGGTGATTGGATACGGTCATTACCTCGAAATTTATTAATTAGATACTCACCTTCTTCCAAACAGCAAACCAAGATAGTAGGTTGTTTTGGTTTGCCAATAAATTCCCGACCACCCAATGCCGCATAGTCCACAATCCAGTATTCAGGAATTCCCATTTCTTCATAGTCAGCATATTTTTTGT
This window contains:
- a CDS encoding bifunctional sterol desaturase/short chain dehydrogenase → MIKMLAENLMGIEARLQINWVWLNAGLEFASWGLFSLLLAEVLRDTYHALCHQVSWLAKWHNKHHMAYRRDLSIVSMKIYQESQLYHDILESSLLLVVLVGVALIVQQLGLWLGVAYGSTFLYGASVRYFQGKIDTDYNHLPGPLETIPSIWWVNRSYHWRHHFDDVNAYYSGVFPLVDKILGTGLSLKGKTIALTGASGALGQALAAELVKNNAKVVALTTNPEKLVEQVGVKVVPWQLGNEAELRNSLEKVDILIINHGINVYASRTLEAINSSYEVNTFSALRLMDIFLTTVTGPQAKATKEIWVNTSEAEVSPALSPLYELSKRALGDVVTLKRLDGDCVIRKLILGPFKSQLNPYGVMSAQQVARAILFFARRDFRNIIVAINPLTYLLFPLKETSTSLYYRVFSRTAKSEQDLSKQ
- a CDS encoding fatty acid desaturase family protein, with translation MSDAIIQSELLDNKADKEQNLCQILSVQELSVLNDRSNSKGLVQLALHLTVMICSGYLWGTNFGNWSLAIPALVIYGFSLASMFAPMHECVHRTAFANNRLNDAVAWFSGLLSFYNSTFFRRYHKWHHRYTRVPDKDPELTDLKPSNLGKYLLIISGLPWWRGKLSGHFQVATGQFDDFPFVPEAARAEVIRSTRWQLAIYVGAIAISILFGQPWFFLYWLLPLLIGQPILRFILLAEHTGCTLDANLLTNTRTTLTLWPVRFFMWNMPFHAEHHLYASIPFHALPKAHQQLSQHFTHIEPGYVKVNWDIITNF